A section of the Pseudomonas lini genome encodes:
- a CDS encoding BMP family ABC transporter substrate-binding protein translates to MHKRPLKQLLCAVAATIGLSASLTASAADPLKVGFVYIGPIGDHGWTYQHEQGRKELAEKFADQITTNYVENVAEGADAERVIRNMAKDKYDLIFTTSFGYMNPTLKVAKQFPKVTFEHATGYKQDKNLGTYLARTYEGRYVGGFLAAKMTKTKKVGYVASFPIPEVIRDINAIQLALNKYNPGTEIKVVWVNSWFDPGKEADAANALIDQGVDVVFQHTDSPAPIQAAERRGVYAVGYASDMAHFGPKAVLTSIVNDWGPHYIQATQSVLDHTWKSQDYWGGLKEGTVELPISDLVPAAVKTEAEQIIADIKSGALHPFTGPIKDQAGVEKIPAGATATNAQLASMNYYVEGMKAEIPK, encoded by the coding sequence ATGCATAAACGTCCGTTGAAGCAGCTGCTTTGCGCCGTCGCCGCCACCATCGGTCTGAGCGCCAGCCTGACCGCCAGTGCTGCCGACCCGCTGAAAGTCGGCTTCGTCTATATCGGCCCGATCGGTGACCACGGCTGGACGTATCAGCATGAACAGGGACGCAAGGAGCTGGCTGAGAAGTTCGCCGACCAGATCACCACCAACTACGTGGAGAACGTCGCCGAGGGCGCCGATGCCGAGCGGGTGATCCGCAACATGGCCAAGGACAAATATGACCTGATTTTCACCACGTCTTTTGGCTACATGAACCCGACCCTGAAAGTCGCCAAGCAATTTCCCAAGGTGACCTTCGAACACGCCACTGGCTACAAGCAGGACAAGAACCTCGGCACTTACCTGGCGCGCACTTATGAAGGCCGCTACGTCGGCGGTTTCCTTGCGGCGAAGATGACCAAGACCAAAAAAGTCGGCTACGTCGCCTCGTTCCCGATTCCGGAAGTCATCCGCGATATCAACGCCATTCAACTGGCTCTGAACAAGTACAACCCGGGCACCGAGATCAAAGTGGTATGGGTCAATTCCTGGTTCGACCCGGGCAAGGAAGCTGACGCCGCCAACGCGCTGATCGACCAGGGCGTGGACGTGGTGTTCCAGCACACCGACAGCCCGGCACCGATCCAGGCGGCCGAACGACGCGGCGTGTACGCCGTCGGTTATGCATCGGACATGGCGCACTTCGGGCCGAAAGCGGTGCTGACGTCTATCGTCAATGACTGGGGGCCGCATTACATTCAGGCGACCCAAAGCGTGCTCGACCACACATGGAAATCCCAGGATTACTGGGGCGGTCTGAAGGAGGGCACGGTTGAGCTGCCGATCAGCGACCTGGTGCCGGCTGCGGTGAAAACCGAAGCCGAGCAGATCATCGCCGACATCAAGAGCGGCGCGTTGCATCCGTTCACCGGGCCGATCAAGGATCAGGCCGGCGTGGAGAAAATCCCGGCGGGCGCGACGGCAACCAATGCGCAGCTGGCATCGATGAACTATTACGTCGAAGGCATGAAGGCCGAGATACCGAAGTGA
- a CDS encoding adenosine deaminase, with the protein MYDWLNALPKAELHLHLEGSLEPELLFALAERNKIALPWSDVETLRKAYAFNNLQEFLDLYYQGADVLRTSQDFYDLTWAYLLRCKAQNVIHTEPFFDPQTHTDRGIPFEVVLNGIAAALKDGEQQLGITSGLILSFLRHLSEDEAQKTLDQALPFRDAFVAVGLDSSEMGHPPSKFQRVFDRARNEGFLTVAHAGEEGPPEYIWEALDLLKIQRIDHGVRAIEDERLMQRIIDEQIPLTVCPLSNTKLCVFDHMSQHNILDMLERGVKVTVNSDDPAYFGGYVTENFHALYTDLGMTQDQAKRLAQNSLDARLVKQ; encoded by the coding sequence ATGTACGACTGGCTGAACGCTCTGCCCAAGGCAGAATTGCACTTGCACCTGGAAGGTTCGCTGGAGCCTGAGCTGCTGTTCGCCCTGGCCGAACGCAACAAGATCGCCCTGCCGTGGAGCGATGTTGAAACCCTGCGCAAGGCTTACGCCTTCAATAACCTGCAAGAGTTTCTCGACCTGTATTACCAGGGCGCCGACGTGTTGCGCACCTCGCAGGATTTCTACGACCTTACCTGGGCCTACCTGTTGCGCTGCAAGGCGCAGAACGTGATTCACACCGAACCGTTCTTTGACCCGCAAACCCACACCGACCGTGGCATCCCGTTCGAAGTAGTGCTCAACGGCATCGCCGCCGCACTGAAGGATGGCGAGCAGCAGCTGGGCATCACCAGCGGTTTGATCCTCAGTTTCCTGCGTCACTTGAGCGAAGACGAAGCGCAGAAAACCCTCGACCAGGCACTGCCGTTCCGCGATGCGTTTGTCGCCGTGGGCCTGGACAGTTCGGAGATGGGCCACCCGCCGAGCAAGTTCCAGCGGGTGTTCGATCGGGCGCGCAACGAAGGCTTCCTGACCGTGGCGCACGCCGGTGAAGAAGGCCCGCCCGAGTACATCTGGGAAGCCCTCGACCTGCTGAAAATCCAGCGCATCGACCATGGCGTACGCGCCATCGAAGACGAGCGCTTGATGCAGCGAATCATCGACGAGCAGATCCCGCTGACCGTGTGCCCGTTATCGAACACCAAACTCTGCGTGTTCGATCACATGTCCCAGCACAACATCCTCGACATGCTCGAGCGCGGTGTGAAGGTCACGGTGAACTCCGATGATCCGGCCTACTTCGGCGGGTATGTCACCGAGAACTTCCACGCGCTGTATACCGATCTGGGCATGACCCAGGATCAGGCCAAGCGCCTGGCGCAGAACAGCCTGGATGCGCGGTTGGTAAAGCAGTAA
- a CDS encoding 2-oxoglutarate and iron-dependent oxygenase domain-containing protein has translation MNSLPIIDISPLYSADQNAWQSIATQIDHACREWGFFYIKGHPIAPSRIAAVLEHAQRFFALPPAEKLKIDITQTRHHRGYGAIATEQLDPSKPSDLKETFDMGLHLPVDHPEVIAEKPLRGPNRHPSMPGWESLMEQHYVDMQALAQTLLRAMTLALGIERDFFDTRFKEPVSVLRMIHYPPRHTASSFDQQGAGAHTDYGCITLLYQDAAGGLQVRNVQGEWIDAPPIEGTFVVNLGDMMARWSNDRYLSTPHRVISPLGVDRYSMPFFAEPHPDTPIECLPGCQDERHPAKYPATTCAEFLLSRFADTYAYRREQQAV, from the coding sequence ATGAACAGCCTCCCGATCATCGACATCAGCCCGCTCTACAGCGCCGATCAAAACGCCTGGCAATCGATCGCCACACAAATCGACCATGCCTGCCGCGAATGGGGCTTTTTCTATATCAAGGGCCACCCGATCGCCCCGTCGCGTATCGCCGCAGTGCTCGAGCATGCCCAACGTTTCTTCGCCCTGCCCCCCGCCGAAAAACTCAAGATCGACATCACCCAGACCCGCCACCACCGTGGCTATGGCGCCATCGCCACCGAGCAACTCGACCCGAGCAAACCCAGCGATCTGAAAGAAACCTTCGACATGGGGCTGCACCTGCCGGTCGATCATCCCGAGGTTATTGCGGAAAAACCCTTGCGCGGTCCCAACCGTCATCCGTCGATGCCCGGCTGGGAATCGCTGATGGAGCAACACTACGTTGACATGCAGGCGCTCGCCCAAACCCTGTTGCGAGCCATGACCCTGGCGTTGGGCATCGAGCGCGATTTCTTCGATACACGTTTCAAAGAACCGGTCAGCGTACTGCGGATGATTCATTACCCACCGCGCCACACTGCCAGCTCCTTCGATCAGCAAGGTGCCGGCGCTCACACCGATTACGGCTGCATCACCCTGCTCTATCAGGATGCCGCTGGCGGTCTGCAAGTGCGCAACGTGCAAGGCGAATGGATCGATGCGCCGCCGATCGAAGGCACGTTCGTGGTCAACCTTGGCGACATGATGGCGCGCTGGAGCAACGACCGTTACCTGTCGACGCCGCACCGGGTGATCAGCCCGCTAGGGGTGGATCGGTACTCGATGCCATTCTTTGCCGAACCGCACCCCGATACACCTATCGAATGCCTGCCCGGCTGCCAGGATGAACGGCACCCGGCGAAGTATCCGGCCACCACCTGCGCCGAATTCCTGCTGTCGCGCTTTGCCGATACCTACGCCTATCGGCGGGAACAGCAAGCCGTGTAA
- a CDS encoding ABC transporter ATP-binding protein — protein sequence MSNPVPIPDQIPRLQLRRISKRYPGCLANDAIDLSIAPGEIHALLGENGAGKSTLMKIIYGVTHADSGEMIWQGQRVTMRNPAQARGLGIGMVFQHFSLFETLSVAQNIALAMGAAAGTPKQLEPKIREVSQRYGMALEPERLVHSLSIGERQRVEIIRCLMQDIRLLILDEPTSVLTPQEADELFVTLRRLASEGCSILFISHKLGEVRALCHSATVLRGGRVAGHCVPAEYSDRQLAQLMVGETAELITDYPKVMGADAFLNVTRLSWHNPDPFGCSLKNIDLDVRSGEIVGVAGVAGNGQDELLALLSGEERLPRDDRATISFGGQAVAHLRPDTRRKLGLAFVPAERLGHGAVPELSLADNALLTAFQQGLVSNGLIQRRKVEALAEDIIRRFGVKTPDAQAPARSLSGGNLQKFILGREILQQPELLVAAHPTWGVDVGAAATIHRALIALRDAGAAILVISEDLDELFQISDRLGALCGGRLSPLQSTVDTHLSDVGGWMAGQFDAPQSPAPVAL from the coding sequence ATGTCCAACCCCGTGCCGATCCCCGATCAAATACCCCGCCTGCAATTGCGCAGAATCAGCAAACGTTATCCCGGTTGCCTGGCCAACGATGCCATCGACTTGAGCATTGCGCCCGGTGAAATCCACGCCCTGCTCGGCGAAAACGGTGCGGGCAAAAGTACCCTGATGAAGATCATCTACGGCGTCACTCACGCCGACTCAGGGGAGATGATCTGGCAGGGCCAGCGTGTGACCATGCGCAACCCGGCCCAGGCTCGCGGTCTCGGGATTGGCATGGTGTTCCAACATTTCTCGCTGTTCGAAACCCTGAGCGTGGCGCAGAACATCGCGCTGGCAATGGGCGCGGCGGCGGGTACGCCGAAGCAACTTGAGCCGAAGATTCGTGAAGTGTCCCAACGCTACGGCATGGCGCTGGAACCGGAGCGACTTGTCCACAGCCTGTCCATCGGCGAGCGTCAACGGGTGGAAATCATTCGCTGCCTGATGCAGGACATCCGCCTGTTGATTCTCGATGAGCCGACGTCGGTACTGACACCGCAAGAGGCCGACGAATTGTTTGTCACATTGCGCCGACTGGCGAGCGAGGGCTGCAGCATTCTGTTTATCAGCCACAAGCTCGGCGAAGTACGCGCGTTGTGTCACAGCGCCACGGTGTTGCGCGGCGGTCGGGTGGCCGGGCATTGCGTGCCGGCGGAGTACTCGGATCGGCAACTGGCGCAGTTGATGGTCGGTGAAACCGCCGAACTGATCACCGACTATCCAAAGGTCATGGGCGCTGATGCGTTTTTGAACGTGACGAGGTTGTCCTGGCACAACCCGGACCCGTTCGGCTGTTCTCTGAAGAACATTGATCTCGATGTGCGCAGCGGCGAAATCGTGGGGGTCGCCGGGGTGGCCGGCAATGGTCAGGATGAGTTGCTGGCCTTGCTCAGTGGTGAAGAACGGTTACCCCGCGATGACAGAGCAACGATCAGTTTCGGCGGGCAAGCAGTGGCCCATTTGCGCCCGGATACTCGACGCAAACTTGGCTTGGCATTCGTCCCCGCCGAGCGTCTGGGCCATGGCGCGGTGCCGGAGCTGAGCTTGGCAGATAACGCCCTGCTCACCGCCTTTCAACAGGGGCTGGTCAGCAACGGCCTGATCCAGCGCCGCAAGGTCGAAGCGCTGGCCGAAGACATCATTCGCCGCTTCGGGGTCAAGACACCCGATGCCCAGGCACCGGCTCGCAGTCTGTCCGGTGGCAACTTGCAAAAATTCATCCTCGGCCGGGAAATCCTCCAGCAGCCTGAATTGCTGGTGGCCGCGCACCCGACCTGGGGCGTGGACGTCGGCGCGGCCGCGACCATTCACCGAGCGTTGATTGCCTTGCGCGATGCTGGCGCGGCGATTCTGGTGATCTCTGAAGACCTCGACGAATTGTTCCAGATCAGCGACCGCCTCGGCGCCCTGTGTGGAGGTCGGCTGTCGCCATTGCAGTCCACCGTCGACACCCATCTGAGCGACGTCGGCGGCTGGATGGCCGGCCAGTTCGACGCACCTCAATCACCTGCCCCCGTAGCGCTTTAA
- a CDS encoding 8-oxoguanine deaminase — protein sequence MPATRIWLKNPLAIFTANALDARGGLVLQDGLIVEVLSAGQQPSAPCDHVFDAREHVILPGLINTHHHFYQTLTRAWAPVVNQPLFPWLKTLYPVWARLTPEKLALATKVALAELLLSGCTTAADHHYLFPEGLENAIDVQVESVRELGMRAMLTRGSMSLGEKDGGLPPQQTVQEGEVILDDSQRLIAAYHERGDGAQIQIALAPCSPFSVTPEIMSASAELANTLDVRLHTHLAETLDEEDFCLQRFGLRTVDYLDSVGWLGPRTWLAHGIHFNPDEIARLGAAGTGICHCPSSNMRLASGICPTLDLTAAGALLGLGVDGSASNDASNMILETRQALYIQRLRYGAEKITPELVLGWATKGSASLLGRSDIGELAVGKQADLALFKLDELRFSGSHDPVSALLLCGADRADRVMVGGKWRVIDGQVEGLDLKGLIADHSQAARQLIAGV from the coding sequence ATGCCTGCGACCCGTATCTGGTTAAAAAATCCCCTCGCCATTTTCACGGCCAACGCGCTCGATGCCCGTGGCGGTCTGGTGCTGCAAGACGGTTTGATCGTCGAAGTGCTCAGCGCCGGTCAGCAACCCTCCGCGCCCTGTGACCACGTTTTCGATGCGCGCGAACACGTGATCCTGCCGGGGCTAATCAACACCCATCACCACTTCTATCAAACCCTGACCCGTGCCTGGGCGCCGGTGGTCAATCAGCCGTTGTTCCCATGGTTGAAAACCCTCTATCCGGTCTGGGCTCGCCTCACCCCTGAAAAACTTGCCCTCGCCACCAAAGTTGCGTTGGCCGAATTGCTGCTGTCCGGTTGCACCACCGCGGCCGATCACCATTACCTGTTTCCGGAAGGTCTGGAAAATGCGATCGATGTGCAGGTCGAGAGTGTTCGCGAACTGGGCATGCGCGCCATGCTCACTCGCGGTTCCATGAGCCTTGGCGAAAAAGACGGCGGCCTGCCTCCGCAGCAAACCGTCCAGGAAGGCGAAGTGATCCTCGACGACAGCCAACGTTTGATTGCCGCATACCACGAGCGCGGCGATGGGGCGCAGATTCAAATCGCCCTGGCGCCGTGCTCGCCGTTCTCGGTAACCCCGGAGATCATGTCCGCCAGCGCCGAACTGGCAAATACCCTCGACGTGCGCCTGCACACGCACCTGGCAGAAACCCTCGATGAAGAAGATTTCTGCCTGCAACGTTTCGGCCTGCGCACCGTGGATTATCTGGACAGCGTCGGCTGGCTCGGCCCGCGCACGTGGCTGGCCCACGGCATTCATTTCAACCCCGACGAAATCGCCCGTCTCGGCGCGGCCGGCACGGGTATTTGCCATTGCCCGAGTTCGAACATGCGCCTGGCCTCCGGCATTTGCCCGACGCTGGACCTGACCGCTGCGGGTGCGCTGCTGGGTCTGGGCGTGGACGGTTCGGCGTCCAACGATGCGTCGAACATGATCCTCGAAACCCGTCAGGCGCTGTACATCCAGCGGCTGCGTTATGGCGCGGAAAAGATTACGCCGGAGTTGGTACTGGGCTGGGCGACCAAAGGTTCGGCGAGTTTGCTCGGGCGCAGCGATATCGGTGAACTGGCGGTGGGCAAGCAGGCGGATCTGGCGCTGTTCAAACTGGATGAACTGCGCTTCTCCGGCAGCCACGATCCGGTGTCGGCGCTGCTGCTGTGCGGCGCGGATCGGGCGGACCGGGTGATGGTCGGCGGCAAATGGCGGGTGATCGATGGGCAGGTTGAGGGGCTGGATCTGAAAGGGTTGATTGCCGATCATAGCCAGGCGGCCAGACAGCTGATCGCCGGTGTCTGA
- a CDS encoding SDR family oxidoreductase, with product MSKAKTALIIGASRGLGLGLVKTLLADGWQVTATVRNPQSAEALQALGKVRIEKLDMDDQQAVIALSQQLKGEVFDLLFVNAGVKGPEVQTPGGATLAEVGQLFFTNAVAPINLAQRFVGQIREDSGVLAFMSSVLGSVTMPDAPELALYKASKAALNSMTNSFVTQLGEQKLTVLSLHPGWVKTDMGGEGADIDVQTSTRGLIDQVNAYAGKGGHHFVNYRGETIPW from the coding sequence ATGTCCAAGGCAAAAACCGCACTCATCATCGGTGCCTCCCGGGGCCTGGGCCTCGGTCTGGTGAAAACCCTGCTGGCCGACGGTTGGCAAGTCACCGCCACCGTGCGCAACCCGCAGAGCGCCGAAGCCTTGCAAGCGTTGGGCAAGGTGCGGATCGAAAAACTCGACATGGACGATCAGCAAGCGGTTATCGCCCTGAGCCAACAACTCAAGGGTGAAGTGTTCGACCTGTTGTTCGTGAATGCCGGAGTCAAGGGCCCGGAGGTCCAGACGCCGGGCGGCGCGACGTTGGCCGAGGTCGGTCAGCTGTTCTTCACCAACGCCGTGGCGCCGATCAATCTGGCTCAGCGTTTCGTCGGGCAGATTCGTGAAGACAGCGGCGTGCTGGCATTCATGAGTTCGGTGCTGGGCAGTGTGACCATGCCCGACGCGCCGGAGCTGGCGCTGTACAAGGCCAGCAAAGCGGCGCTGAACTCGATGACCAACAGCTTCGTCACACAATTGGGCGAACAGAAACTCACCGTGCTATCGCTGCATCCGGGTTGGGTGAAGACTGATATGGGCGGTGAAGGCGCGGACATTGATGTGCAAACCAGTACCCGCGGGTTGATCGATCAGGTGAATGCGTATGCCGGCAAGGGCGGGCATCATTTTGTGAACTACAGGGGTGAGACCATTCCCTGGTAA
- a CDS encoding ABC transporter permease: MLLSLEPRGQQSRLMLWCSPLLAAVLTLGCGSLLFIALGHDPLLTLHTLLIAPISDLYGVSELLVKALPILLCALGLAVAYQARIWNIGAEGQLLLGALAGSALAVNIIDMQSRWALVLILVVGTLAGAAWAGLTAWLRTRFNANEILTSIMLNYIALNLLLFCVHGPLKDPAGFNFPESAMFGDASRLPLLMEDGRVHAGVYFALLALVAVWVLLQKSFVGFQIKVLGLDKRAAGFVGFREKRLIWLALLISGGLAGLAGVCEVTGPIGQLVPQVSPGYGYAAITVAFLGRLNPIGILFSSLLMALLYIGGESAQMSMNLPQAITQLFQGMMLFFLLASDVLILYRPRLNLRWARRAPTTAAHAGAL; this comes from the coding sequence ATGCTGCTTTCTCTCGAACCCCGTGGCCAGCAATCACGCCTGATGTTGTGGTGCTCGCCCTTGCTGGCGGCCGTGTTGACGCTGGGCTGCGGCTCATTGCTGTTTATCGCGCTGGGCCACGATCCGTTGCTGACCTTGCACACGTTGCTGATTGCACCGATCAGCGACTTGTACGGCGTCTCCGAATTGTTGGTCAAAGCGTTGCCGATTCTGCTCTGCGCATTGGGCCTGGCGGTGGCGTATCAAGCACGGATCTGGAACATCGGCGCCGAAGGTCAGTTGCTGCTCGGCGCCCTTGCCGGCAGTGCGTTGGCAGTGAACATCATCGATATGCAAAGTCGCTGGGCGCTGGTGCTAATCCTGGTGGTCGGCACCTTGGCCGGCGCAGCGTGGGCCGGGCTGACGGCGTGGTTGCGCACGCGCTTCAACGCCAATGAAATCCTCACCAGCATCATGCTCAATTACATCGCCCTGAACCTGCTGCTGTTCTGCGTCCACGGCCCGCTGAAGGACCCGGCCGGGTTCAACTTTCCAGAGTCGGCGATGTTCGGCGATGCCAGTCGACTGCCGCTGTTGATGGAGGACGGTCGGGTTCACGCCGGGGTCTATTTCGCCTTGCTCGCGCTGGTGGCGGTGTGGGTGTTGCTGCAGAAAAGCTTTGTCGGCTTCCAGATCAAAGTGCTCGGGCTGGACAAGCGCGCCGCCGGTTTCGTCGGCTTTCGAGAGAAGCGGCTGATCTGGCTAGCGCTGTTGATCAGCGGCGGTTTGGCGGGGCTGGCCGGCGTGTGCGAAGTCACCGGGCCGATCGGTCAATTGGTGCCGCAGGTGTCGCCGGGTTACGGCTATGCGGCGATCACCGTGGCGTTTCTCGGGCGGTTGAATCCCATCGGCATTCTGTTTTCCAGCCTGTTGATGGCGCTGCTGTACATCGGCGGCGAGAGCGCGCAGATGAGCATGAACCTGCCGCAAGCCATCACTCAATTGTTCCAGGGGATGATGCTGTTTTTCCTGCTGGCCAGTGACGTGCTGATTCTCTACCGACCGCGTTTGAACCTGCGCTGGGCTCGCCGTGCACCAACCACCGCCGCACACGCAGGAGCCTTGTGA
- a CDS encoding ABC transporter permease — translation MDIDLLSNIFYAMVRCGTPLLLVALGELICEKSGVLNLGQEGMMLFGAVIGFIVALNSGNLWLGVLLAMLAGMLLSSLFALVALAFNANQVATGLALTIFGVGLSTFVGAAWVGKPLAGFEPVAIPLLSEIPLIGRMLFAQDLLVYLSFALFALVAWVILKSRVGLIIQAVGENPDAASAMGLPVLRVRTLAVLFGGAMAGLAGAYLSLAYTPMWAENMSAGRGWIALALVVFASWRVWRLLLGAYLFGLASILHLVAQGLGLAIASSLLAMLPYVATIVVLVLLSRDAVRTRLYAPVSLGQPWQAGH, via the coding sequence ATGGATATCGATCTGCTCAGCAATATTTTCTACGCCATGGTCCGCTGCGGAACGCCGTTGTTGCTGGTGGCGCTGGGCGAGCTGATTTGCGAGAAGAGTGGCGTCCTCAATCTGGGGCAGGAAGGCATGATGCTGTTTGGCGCGGTGATCGGTTTTATCGTCGCGCTGAACAGCGGCAATCTCTGGCTTGGCGTGTTGCTGGCGATGCTCGCCGGTATGCTGTTGTCGTCGCTGTTTGCCTTGGTGGCACTGGCGTTCAACGCCAATCAGGTGGCGACCGGGTTGGCGTTGACGATCTTCGGCGTGGGCCTGTCGACCTTTGTCGGCGCAGCGTGGGTTGGTAAACCGTTGGCAGGTTTTGAGCCAGTGGCGATTCCGTTGTTGAGTGAAATCCCGCTGATCGGACGGATGCTGTTTGCCCAGGATTTGTTGGTGTACCTGTCGTTCGCGCTATTTGCCCTAGTGGCGTGGGTGATTCTGAAAAGTCGCGTCGGGTTGATTATTCAGGCAGTCGGCGAAAACCCGGACGCGGCCAGCGCCATGGGCTTGCCGGTGTTGCGCGTGCGTACGCTGGCGGTACTGTTTGGCGGGGCGATGGCGGGGTTGGCCGGGGCTTATTTGTCCCTGGCCTACACGCCGATGTGGGCGGAAAACATGAGCGCCGGTCGTGGCTGGATTGCCTTGGCGCTGGTGGTGTTTGCCAGTTGGCGGGTATGGCGATTGCTGCTCGGGGCGTATCTGTTCGGGCTCGCCAGCATCCTGCATTTGGTGGCGCAGGGGTTGGGGCTGGCAATTGCGTCGAGCCTGCTGGCGATGCTGCCGTATGTCGCGACCATTGTGGTGTTGGTGCTGCTGTCCCGGGATGCCGTGCGCACACGGTTGTATGCGCCGGTTTCGCTGGGGCAGCCGTGGCAGGCCGGGCATTAG
- a CDS encoding MerR family transcriptional regulator, whose product MRIGELAQASAVSRDTLRFYEQRGLIAAQRSANGYRDYPAEMVQLVLYIKTAQRLGFTLGEIGNSVAALWQSPDPDSAVTQLLQDKLKLIETRMTELDVLRQELQHRLGQQCPLNQYPLNP is encoded by the coding sequence ATGCGCATCGGTGAATTAGCCCAGGCCAGCGCCGTCAGCCGCGACACATTGCGCTTTTACGAGCAGCGCGGATTGATCGCCGCGCAACGCAGCGCCAATGGTTATCGCGACTATCCGGCGGAGATGGTGCAACTGGTGCTGTACATCAAGACGGCTCAGCGGCTGGGGTTTACCCTTGGCGAAATCGGTAATAGCGTTGCCGCGTTGTGGCAGTCGCCCGACCCGGACAGCGCCGTCACGCAACTGCTGCAAGACAAGCTCAAGCTGATCGAAACTCGCATGACCGAGCTCGATGTCTTGCGTCAGGAATTGCAACATCGGCTCGGTCAGCAGTGTCCTTTGAATCAGTATCCATTGAATCCGTGA
- a CDS encoding MFS transporter has product METRSFSAAERLERLPISGYHRIIFIIIALAFFFDSMDLAMMTFLLGSIKTEFGLSTAQAGLLASSSFFGMVLGASLSGMLADRFGRKPVFQWSIVLWGIASYLCSTAQNVETLTLFRILLGIGMGMEFPIAQSMLSELIPAKRRGRYIALMDGFWPLGFVAAGVLSYFLLPVIGWRDIFLVLAVPAVFVLAIRFFIPESPRWLEQAGHHDAADKVLRGIEDRVRTSLGRADLPEPIRLPRVASQPGTFFSALREIWSPQYRQRTMMIWSVWFFALLGFYGLTSWLSALLQQSGFAVTQSVYYTVLISLGGIPGFLMAAWLVERWGRKPVCVVTLLGGGVMAFLYGQSAVFGGNVSLLITSGLLMQFFLFGMWAVLYTYTPELYPTSARATGSGFASAIGRVGSLLGPLVTGLVFPMTGQGGVFALGAMCFAIAAGVVWMFGMETRGKTLEELSEVEIVG; this is encoded by the coding sequence ATGGAAACACGAAGCTTCAGCGCGGCAGAACGATTGGAACGGCTGCCCATCAGCGGTTATCACCGCATCATTTTCATCATCATTGCCCTGGCGTTTTTCTTCGACTCCATGGACCTGGCGATGATGACCTTCCTGCTCGGCTCGATCAAAACCGAGTTCGGCCTGAGCACGGCACAGGCCGGGTTGCTGGCCAGTTCGAGTTTCTTCGGCATGGTTCTGGGCGCATCGCTGTCCGGCATGCTGGCCGACCGCTTCGGCCGCAAACCGGTGTTCCAGTGGAGCATTGTGCTGTGGGGCATCGCCAGCTACCTGTGCTCCACGGCGCAGAATGTCGAAACGCTGACACTGTTCCGAATTCTGTTGGGGATCGGCATGGGCATGGAGTTTCCGATTGCCCAGTCGATGCTGTCCGAGCTGATTCCGGCAAAGCGACGTGGGCGTTACATCGCGCTGATGGATGGTTTTTGGCCGCTCGGTTTCGTCGCCGCCGGGGTGCTGTCGTACTTCCTGTTGCCGGTGATTGGCTGGCGCGACATTTTTCTGGTGTTGGCGGTGCCGGCGGTGTTCGTCCTGGCGATTCGTTTTTTCATCCCCGAGTCACCGCGCTGGCTGGAGCAAGCCGGGCATCATGATGCGGCGGATAAGGTCTTGCGCGGCATTGAAGACCGGGTTCGGACTTCACTGGGCCGTGCGGATCTGCCTGAACCGATTCGTCTGCCCCGGGTGGCGAGTCAACCGGGCACTTTCTTCTCGGCGCTACGGGAGATCTGGTCGCCGCAGTATCGCCAGCGCACGATGATGATCTGGAGCGTGTGGTTCTTCGCCTTGTTGGGTTTCTATGGCCTGACGTCCTGGCTCAGTGCGCTGTTACAACAATCGGGCTTCGCCGTGACCCAGTCGGTGTATTACACGGTGCTGATTTCCCTCGGCGGGATTCCCGGGTTCCTCATGGCTGCCTGGCTGGTGGAGCGTTGGGGGCGTAAACCGGTGTGCGTCGTGACGTTGCTCGGCGGCGGGGTCATGGCGTTTCTTTATGGCCAGAGTGCAGTGTTCGGCGGCAACGTCAGTCTGTTGATTACCTCGGGGCTGCTGATGCAGTTCTTTCTGTTCGGCATGTGGGCGGTGCTCTACACCTACACCCCTGAGTTGTACCCGACGTCGGCACGCGCCACGGGCTCGGGGTTTGCGTCGGCCATCGGCCGTGTGGGGTCATTGCTCGGGCCGTTGGTGACCGGGCTGGTGTTCCCGATGACCGGGCAGGGCGGGGTATTTGCGTTGGGGGCGATGTGCTTTGCGATTGCGGCGGGGGTGGTGTGGATGTTCGGGATGGAAACCCGGGGCAAGACGTTGGAGGAGTTGAGCGAAGTAGAGATCGTCGGCTGA